Proteins encoded in a region of the Caballeronia sp. M1242 genome:
- the betB gene encoding betaine-aldehyde dehydrogenase yields MPLFDEQRLYIGGEYVDATSGETFETFDPATGESLARVQQASQADIDRAVRSAQAAQQEWAALTAMQRSRILRRAVDLLRARNDELAALETRDTGKPIAETRAVDIVTGADVIEYYAGLATAIEGEQIPLREASFVYTRREPIGVCAGIGAWNYPIQIACWKSGPALAAGNAMIFKPSEVTPLSALKLAEIYTEAGAPPGLFNVVQGDARVGAMLAEHAGIDKISFTGGIETGKKVMARAGGSTLKDVTMELGGKSPLIVFADSNLERAADIAMSANFFSSGQVCTNGTRVFVERGVVEQFERLVQERVKRIRIGAPESPDTNFGPLVSAAQMHKVLGYIDEGKREGARLVAGGERLTDGAFARGNYVAPTVFADCRDDMRIVQEEIFGPVMCILPFDDEAEVIARANDTVYGLAAGVVTENLSRAHRVVHRLHAGICWINTWGESPAEMPVGGYKQSGIGRENGIVTLHAYTRIKSVQVELGPYQPVF; encoded by the coding sequence ATGCCCCTTTTCGACGAGCAACGGCTTTACATCGGCGGCGAATATGTCGATGCGACGAGCGGCGAAACCTTCGAGACGTTCGATCCCGCCACGGGTGAAAGCCTCGCGCGCGTGCAGCAGGCATCGCAGGCCGACATCGACCGGGCGGTGCGGTCAGCGCAGGCCGCGCAGCAGGAATGGGCCGCGTTGACGGCGATGCAACGCTCGCGCATTCTGCGTCGCGCGGTGGACTTGCTACGCGCGCGCAACGACGAACTCGCCGCCCTCGAAACGCGTGATACGGGCAAGCCGATCGCCGAGACGCGCGCCGTGGATATCGTCACGGGCGCGGATGTGATCGAGTATTACGCGGGGCTCGCGACGGCCATAGAAGGCGAGCAGATACCGCTGCGCGAAGCGTCCTTCGTCTATACGCGGCGCGAGCCTATCGGCGTGTGCGCGGGCATCGGCGCGTGGAACTATCCGATACAGATCGCGTGCTGGAAGTCGGGGCCCGCGCTCGCGGCCGGCAACGCGATGATCTTCAAGCCGAGCGAAGTCACGCCCTTGAGTGCGTTGAAGCTCGCGGAAATCTACACGGAAGCGGGCGCGCCGCCGGGCTTGTTCAACGTGGTGCAAGGCGATGCCCGCGTCGGCGCGATGCTAGCGGAGCACGCGGGCATCGACAAGATATCGTTCACCGGCGGCATCGAGACCGGCAAGAAGGTGATGGCGCGCGCGGGCGGTTCCACGCTCAAGGACGTGACGATGGAGCTCGGCGGCAAGTCGCCGCTGATCGTCTTCGCCGACTCGAACCTCGAACGCGCCGCCGATATCGCGATGAGCGCGAACTTCTTCAGCTCGGGCCAGGTATGCACCAACGGCACGCGCGTGTTCGTCGAGCGCGGTGTCGTCGAGCAGTTCGAACGCCTGGTGCAAGAACGCGTGAAGCGCATTCGTATCGGCGCGCCGGAAAGTCCGGATACCAACTTCGGACCGCTTGTGAGCGCCGCGCAGATGCACAAGGTGCTCGGCTACATCGACGAAGGCAAGCGCGAAGGCGCGCGGCTCGTTGCAGGCGGCGAGCGTCTGACCGATGGCGCATTCGCTCGCGGCAATTACGTCGCGCCGACCGTCTTCGCGGATTGCCGCGACGACATGCGCATCGTGCAGGAAGAGATATTCGGACCGGTCATGTGCATTCTCCCCTTCGACGACGAGGCCGAAGTCATCGCCCGCGCGAACGATACGGTCTATGGCCTCGCGGCGGGCGTCGTGACCGAGAACCTGTCGCGCGCGCACCGCGTGGTGCATCGGCTGCATGCGGGCATCTGCTGGATCAATACGTGGGGCGAATCGCCTGCCGAGATGCCTGTTGGCGGATACAAGCAGTCCGGCATCGGTCGCGAGAACGGCATCGTCACCCTGCACGCCTATACGCGCATCAAGTCGGTTCAAGTGGAACTCGGACCGTATCAACCCGTGTTTTGA